Proteins from a genomic interval of Kitasatospora kifunensis:
- a CDS encoding condensation domain-containing protein encodes MSATGAQTGPDDVMRELLAALVGPSAAPTSPLPRGTGQDGEIPLTEGQRQLWFLQQLRPHATTYHVCTALRLRGALQVTALEQALAELVDRHPALRTNLRTGRRGRPQGLLHPPGGHRIALEVSDQSGCSTDQREAWLQRAALAGMATPFDPAADPLLRARLLRFAPDDHALVLILHHLVVDGWSMRIILRDLAALYSAKIGGTPAALPELHHQYADFAAWQQAGLTESPRYAAALDHWRRTLAGAPQESTPPPDQPDAAAGERVGRSMHFDLPAATVRDLRALAARQACTPFVVGYAAFTLWLARATGRTDLVVGVPSSGRPLPELDDVVGYFVNLLPLRSELRAEATFAETLRAAHGAVATALDHDLLPFDRIVSALGLPRRPGVQPLAQVMFQLVGDRSVSGDASDWHGLAVAECRILHDDEARFDLELDLREDGPELIQGCLTVDARRYGEQRAREMRDEYCELLSLLVRNPDTVVGSLPAAGRPLNTTFDELERDGSR; translated from the coding sequence GTGAGCGCCACCGGAGCGCAGACCGGCCCGGACGACGTGATGCGGGAGCTGCTGGCCGCACTGGTGGGCCCGAGCGCCGCACCCACCAGCCCACTGCCGCGGGGCACCGGCCAGGACGGCGAGATCCCGCTCACCGAGGGCCAGCGACAACTCTGGTTCCTCCAGCAACTGCGGCCGCACGCCACCACCTACCACGTCTGCACCGCACTGCGGCTTCGCGGCGCTCTGCAAGTCACCGCCCTGGAACAGGCCTTGGCCGAGCTGGTGGACCGGCACCCGGCGCTGCGGACGAACCTCCGCACCGGGCGGCGCGGACGCCCGCAGGGGCTGCTGCACCCGCCCGGCGGCCACCGGATCGCGCTGGAGGTCAGCGACCAGAGCGGTTGCTCGACCGACCAGCGCGAGGCGTGGCTCCAGCGGGCGGCGCTGGCGGGCATGGCCACCCCGTTCGACCCGGCCGCCGACCCGCTGCTGCGGGCCCGGCTGCTGCGCTTCGCGCCGGACGACCACGCCTTGGTGCTGATCCTGCATCATCTCGTGGTCGACGGCTGGTCGATGCGGATCATCCTGCGCGACCTGGCCGCCCTCTACTCGGCCAAGATCGGTGGGACGCCCGCCGCGCTGCCCGAACTCCACCACCAGTACGCCGACTTCGCCGCCTGGCAGCAGGCGGGGCTGACCGAGTCGCCGCGCTACGCGGCGGCGCTCGACCACTGGCGGCGAACCCTGGCCGGGGCACCGCAGGAGTCGACCCCGCCACCCGACCAGCCGGACGCCGCTGCCGGTGAACGGGTGGGCCGCTCAATGCACTTCGACCTGCCGGCCGCCACCGTGCGCGACCTGCGTGCGCTGGCCGCCCGTCAGGCCTGCACGCCGTTCGTCGTCGGCTACGCGGCGTTCACGCTCTGGCTCGCTAGGGCCACTGGGCGCACCGACCTGGTGGTCGGCGTGCCGAGCAGTGGCCGTCCGCTTCCGGAACTCGACGACGTGGTCGGCTACTTCGTCAACCTGCTGCCGCTGCGCAGCGAACTGCGGGCGGAGGCGACCTTCGCTGAGACCCTGCGCGCGGCCCATGGGGCGGTCGCGACCGCACTGGACCACGACCTGCTGCCCTTCGACCGGATCGTCAGCGCGCTCGGCCTGCCCCGGCGCCCGGGTGTCCAGCCGCTGGCCCAGGTGATGTTCCAACTGGTCGGCGACCGCAGCGTGAGCGGCGATGCCTCGGACTGGCACGGCCTGGCCGTCGCGGAGTGCCGGATCCTGCACGACGACGAGGCCCGCTTCGACCTGGAACTCGACCTGCGCGAGGACGGCCCCGAGCTGATCCAGGGCTGCCTGACCGTCGACGCCCGGCGCTACGGCGAGCAGCGCGCCAGGGAAATGCGTGACGAGTACTGCGAGTTGCTGAGCCTACTGGTCCGCAACCCGGACACCGTGGTGGGTTCACTGCCGGCCGCCGGCCGCCCACTGAACACGACCTTTGACGAGTTGGAACGGGACGGATCACGATGA
- a CDS encoding non-ribosomal peptide synthetase yields MTVGLEVERRPVPGVTATVVELFEERVRSGAGAVALMQLGVGEWSYGELNARANQVAWWLRGHGVGVGDRVGLHVGRSLECVALMLGVLKAGAAYVPLEPGVPFERLAHFVRDAAPVLVVSGDPVVAAGLGVRVLDVADPGLEVQESGDLGLELSPEDAFYLTYTSGSTGVPKGTLVPHRAVPGFFAGQGYAYWGPGSTAVLHSALSWDGHVLDLYPALLSGGRVLIPDHGNTDPIATAHTAAEHGASVLFLTTAAFNLLALTSGGPSTAPRQLLFGGEAASVEYTRQIARRYPDTELVHCYGPSEATVFTTVQPLDCADLAGTALPIGRPVGDRIVHVLDERLRPCPDGETGELYVCGPALGHGYLNRAGLTAQKFLPDPFSEVPGARMYRSGDLVRRLPNGVLEFVGRRDGQVKIRGYRIELGEIESALAAHPEVATCAVTVHEPAPGEKRLAGYFTAVAGRAPDPTRLREHLRAMLPAYMVPASLTVLPVLPLTANGKIDRRALPAPDPTTERPEEQPPSPHDDPLQQLIGLTWARLLDVETVAARDNFLTLGGHSLLAVRLVHVLRAALGVEVTLGSLLAAADLAEFTTLVRAELDRAAVQPDLPELLRRLAR; encoded by the coding sequence GGAGTTGAACGCGCGGGCGAATCAGGTGGCCTGGTGGTTGCGGGGGCACGGGGTGGGTGTGGGTGATCGGGTGGGGCTGCATGTGGGGCGGTCGTTGGAGTGCGTGGCGTTGATGCTGGGGGTGCTGAAGGCGGGGGCTGCGTATGTGCCGTTGGAGCCGGGGGTGCCGTTCGAGCGGCTGGCGCACTTCGTGCGGGACGCGGCGCCGGTGCTGGTGGTGAGTGGTGATCCGGTGGTGGCGGCGGGGTTGGGGGTGCGGGTGCTGGATGTGGCGGATCCGGGGTTGGAGGTGCAGGAGAGCGGCGATCTGGGGTTGGAGTTGTCGCCGGAGGACGCGTTCTACCTGACGTACACCTCGGGGTCGACGGGGGTGCCGAAGGGGACGTTGGTGCCGCACCGGGCGGTGCCTGGGTTCTTCGCCGGGCAGGGGTACGCCTACTGGGGCCCGGGGTCGACGGCGGTGCTGCATTCGGCGCTGAGCTGGGACGGGCATGTGCTGGACCTGTATCCGGCGCTGCTCTCCGGCGGCCGGGTGCTGATCCCCGACCACGGCAACACCGACCCGATCGCCACCGCCCACACCGCGGCCGAACACGGCGCGAGCGTGCTCTTCCTCACCACGGCCGCCTTCAACCTGCTGGCACTCACCTCCGGCGGCCCGAGCACGGCCCCGCGGCAGCTGCTCTTCGGCGGCGAGGCGGCCTCCGTGGAGTACACCCGGCAGATCGCGCGGCGCTACCCGGACACCGAACTGGTGCACTGCTACGGCCCCTCCGAGGCCACGGTCTTCACCACCGTGCAGCCGCTCGACTGCGCCGACCTGGCCGGGACGGCCCTGCCGATCGGGCGGCCGGTGGGCGACCGGATCGTGCACGTGCTGGACGAGCGACTGCGTCCGTGCCCGGACGGCGAGACGGGCGAACTGTACGTCTGCGGCCCGGCGTTGGGCCACGGCTACCTCAACCGGGCGGGGTTGACGGCGCAGAAGTTCCTGCCCGACCCGTTCAGCGAGGTGCCGGGCGCGCGGATGTACCGCAGCGGTGACCTGGTGCGCCGACTGCCGAACGGTGTACTGGAGTTCGTCGGACGGCGGGACGGCCAGGTGAAGATCCGCGGCTACCGGATCGAGCTCGGCGAGATCGAGAGCGCACTCGCCGCCCACCCGGAGGTCGCCACCTGCGCGGTGACCGTGCACGAGCCGGCGCCGGGGGAGAAGCGGTTGGCCGGCTACTTCACGGCCGTCGCGGGCAGGGCCCCCGATCCGACCCGACTGCGCGAACACCTGCGGGCGATGCTGCCCGCGTACATGGTCCCGGCCAGCTTGACCGTGCTGCCCGTGCTGCCGCTGACCGCCAACGGAAAGATCGACCGCCGGGCCCTGCCCGCACCCGATCCCACCACCGAACGGCCCGAGGAGCAGCCGCCGAGCCCGCACGACGACCCCTTGCAGCAGCTCATCGGACTGACCTGGGCCCGACTGCTGGACGTCGAAACGGTAGCGGCGCGGGACAACTTCCTCACCCTGGGCGGGCATTCGCTGCTCGCGGTGCGACTGGTGCACGTGCTGCGCGCCGCGCTGGGCGTGGAGGTCACCCTCGGCAGCCTGCTCGCCGCCGCCGATCTCGCGGAGTTCACCACCCTCGTGCGGGCCGAACTCGACCGTGCGGCGGTCCAGCCCGACCTGCCCGAACTGCTGCGCAGGCTGGCGCGGTGA